The Calditrichota bacterium genome includes a window with the following:
- a CDS encoding biotin/lipoyl-binding protein: KMEHDIRAPVSGTVSRLNYSQEALVDAGQPLLEIEPDEVESNA, from the coding sequence AAAATGGAGCATGACATTCGCGCACCAGTCAGCGGCACAGTGAGTAGGCTCAACTATAGCCAAGAAGCACTTGTGGATGCAGGACAGCCCCTGCTTGAGATCGAGCCAGATGAGGTTGAGAGCAACGCTTGA